Proteins from a single region of Penaeus monodon isolate SGIC_2016 chromosome 12, NSTDA_Pmon_1, whole genome shotgun sequence:
- the LOC119579516 gene encoding exosome complex component RRP4-like: MEIQLACELPRVQNMVHVQGSAKPRLVTPGEVIYQDTSFMRGHGTYMEEGVQVASVAGYVTRVNRLITVTPLRQVYQGAVGDTIVGRITQVQTNRWKVDVNSRLDAELRLSNIQLPGGEQRRSNLEDERGMRGLLREGDLVCVEVQKISDDGLLRLAARSIKYGKLSQGTLLAVSPSLIVQDKQRMHDLPCGARVVFGANGYVYITPTVPQEQASTYTVNFEEVPVDIRKTIGRLRNCIKLLAIHSIMISPTSVTSAFDISIDQEYEIKDLLKPDVMQDVAMATVQMLNE, from the exons ATGGAGATCCAGCTTGCATGTGAACTTCCTCGAGTCCAGAATATGGTTCATGTTCAAGGCTCTGCGAAGCCAAGACTTGTCACTCCAGGTGAAGTGATTTATCAAGATACAAGTTTTATGAG GGGTCATGGCACTTACATGGAAGAAGGAGTTCAGGTTGCATCAGTTGCAGGATATGTAACCCGAGTTAATCGTCTCATCACTGTCACCCCCCTGCGGCAAGTGTATCAAG GTGCTGTTGGTGACACTATTGTTGGACGTATCACACAGGTTCAGACTAACAGATGGAAAGTAGATGTTAATTCCAGGCTGGATGCTGAGCTTCGACTGTCAAACATTCAGTTACCAGGAGGAGAGCAA cgTCGTAGTAATTTGGAGGATGAACGTGGCATGAGAGGATTACTACGGGAAGGAGACCTTGTCTGTGTTGAAGTTCAAAAGATTAGTGATGATGGATTGTTAAGATTGGCTGCTCGTAGCATCAAATATGGAAAG CTATCACAAGGAACACTCCTAGCTGTATCACCATCACTTATTGTCCAAGACAAGCAGAGAATGCATGACCTCCCTTGTGGTGCCCGAGTTGTGTTTGGAGctaatggatatgtgtatattactCCAACAGTACCACAAGAACAAGCATCAACTTACACTGTCAACTTTGAAGAG GTCCCAGTTGATATTCGTAAAACAATTGGACGTCTTCGGAACTGCATCAAGCTCTTAGCAATACATTCTATCATGATATCCCCAACAAGTGTAACATCTGCATTTGATATATCTATTGATCAGGAATATGAA aTAAAGGATTTGCTAAAACCAGACGTTATGCAGGATGTTGCTATGGCAACAGTTCAGATGCTGAACGAGTAG
- the LOC119579515 gene encoding facilitated trehalose transporter Tret1-2 homolog: MAGQYQRRNCDTTDDGNCGEKYSNIEENAAEEIHMLQKTADHRSNTSPAVLPQVMATLATSMCMVDIGALIAFGSVSLPRITDPDSEDLVFDTDQAAFFGSVPSLGALAGSLFGIVPLVRLGQRVTNLIAIPLSFASWLTLATTPTIWLALLARFVQGLSTGFMALSCSIYIMELSHAEMRGRLVAIVDLSRQLGVLFGYGLGCTTLSWRQLALVFALTNTIIPFIGLACLPSSPRWLASRGRMEEANKAMAFFRGSTYDYQHEMQDIRNQLDKVKSSRKSTLGQLRQMRESFILRSMIILSFLMFGIQYNGLSAIGIYLVTIFNSANVGLNSYTSTVIVGVLRVLGNAVYLLVIDRMRRKLIFLVSCIMCGVCLILLGGYFFDQAHSGVLSSQGWIPLVTLSLFTFSSGISYPSLALLRGELIPTSVRSVAVPILYVLYFTAAFTSSQTYPYMVMYLGEHGTFWVYAAVNIAVGCVGASLLPETRGRTLEQITVRQQEKEESRRLNKARE; encoded by the exons ATGGCTGGCCAATACCAACGCAGAAATTGTGATACCACAGACGATGGTAATTGTggagaaaaatattctaatatcGAGGAAAATGCCGCTGAAGAAATACACATGCTCCAGAAAACAGCTGATCATCGCAGCAATACCTCACCAGCTGTCCTGCCGCAG GTAATGGCAACACTCGCAACGTCCATGTGCATGGTCGACATCGGTGCCCTCATTGCCTTTGGCAGCGTGTCTCTTCCTCGCATCACCGACCCCGACTCTGAGGATCTTGTGTTTGATACGGATCAAGCTGCCTTTTTCG GCAGCGTGCCCAGCCTGGGGGCTCTGGCTGGGTCGCTCTTTGGCATCGTCCCGTTGGTGCGACTGGGGCAGCGGGTGACCAACCTCATTGCAATCCCGCTCTCCTTCGCTTCGTGGCTCACTCTGGCCACAACGCCAACCATTTGGCTCGCCCTGCTTGCCCGCTTTGTGCAAGGGCTGTCGACGGGCTTCATGGCTTTGTCCTGCAGCATTTACATCATGGAACTGTCTCATGCAGAGATGCGAGGCCGACTAGTGGCTATCGTGGACCTTTCGAGACAGCTTGGGGTGCTCTTCGGCTACGGTCTAGGCTGCACGACCCTCAGCTGGCGACAACTAGCGCTGGTGTTCGCCCTGACCAACACCATCATCCCATTCATAGGCCTAGCGTGTCTCCCCAGCTCTCCCAGATGGCTGGCATCGAGAGGTCGTATGGAGGAAGCAAACAAAGCTATGGCTTTCTTTCGAGGATCGACATATGACTATCAACATGAAATGCAAGATATCCGAAACCAACTCGACAAAGTTAAGAGCAGTCGAAAGAGCACACTTGGCCAACTGAGGCAAATGAGAGAATCTTTTATATTACGCTCCATGATTATTTTGAGTTTTCTCATGTTTGGAATTCAATACAATGGTCTTTCTGCTATTGGGATTTACCTTGTCACGATTTTTAATTCGGCTAACGTCGGTCTTAACTCATACACAAGCACAGTGATCGTAGGAGTGTTAAGAGTCCTGGGAAACGCCGTTTATCTTCTCGTAATCGACCGTATGAGGCGCAAACTGATTTTCTTGGTTTCCTGCATAATGTGCGGCGTCTGTCTGATTCTTCTCGGAGGATATTTCTTCGACCAGGCTCACTCGGGTGTCCTCAGCAGCCAGGGATGGATACCACTCGTGACTCTTTCGCTTTTCACATTTTCCTCGGGCATATCCTATCCGTCGTTGGCTCTGTTGCGAGGCGAACTCATCCCTACTTCGGTGCGCTCCGTAGCCGTGCCGATTCTGTACGTACTGTACTTCACGGCTGCGTTTACATCGTCCCAGACGTATCCTTATATGGTAATGTACCTGGGTGAGCACGGGACGTTTTGGGTGTACGCTGCCGTGAATATCGCTGTCGGATGCGTCGGGGCGTCGCTGCTGCCCGAGACTCGAGGTCGGACGCTCGAACAGATCACGGTGCGCcaacaggagaaggaagaatcgAGAAGACTAAACAAGGCAAGAGAGTGA